The Pseudofrankia sp. DC12 region GAGGAGATCGAGGACTCCTACTTCATGCAGCGGGTCCGGCTCGACGGTGGCCGGATGACGTCCGACCAGCTTCGGGTGATCGGCGACATCTCGACCCGCTACGGGCGGGATGTCGCCGACGTCACCGACCGGCAGAACATCCAGCTGCACTGGATCCGGATCGAGGACGTGCCGGCGATCTGGGGCGCCCTCGAGGCGAACGGCATGACCACCCAGGAGTCATGCGGTGACACCCCGCGGGTCATGCTCGGCTGCCCGCTCGCCGGCGTCGACGGGGACGAGATCATCGACGCCACCTCGGTCATCGACGAGGTCGTCGCGAAGTTCGTCGGCGACCCGTCGCTGTCGAACCTGCCGCGCAAGTTCAAGTCGGCGATGTCCGGCTGTGCCGACCACTGCACCCTGCACGAGATCAACGACATCGCCTTCGTCGGCGTCGTGCACCCCGAGCTCGGCGCGGGCTACGACCTGTGGGTCGGCGGTGGCCTCTCGACCAACCCGCACCTGGGCGTCCGCCTGGGCACCTTCGTCCAGCCGGACCGGGTGGCCGAGGTCTGGCACGGCGTCGCCTGCCTGTTCCGCGACTACGGCTACCGGCGGCTGCGCACCCGGGCCCGGCTGAAGTTCCTGGTCGCCGACATGGGCGTGGAGTGGGTGCGGGCGACCCTGGAGAAGGAGTACCTCCAGGCGCCGCTGCCAGACGGCCCGGCGCCGGCCGCGCCGCGCACGGAGGGGCGCGACCACGTCGGCGTTTACCGGCAGCAGGACGGGAACTTCGCCGTCGGCTTCGCGCCGCGCGCCGGCCGGCTCACCGGGACCACGCTCACCGCGGTCGCGAACCTCGCCGACCGGCACGGCCAGGGCCGGATCCGCGCGACCACCGCGCAGAAGCTGGTCGTCCTCGACGTCCCCGAGGCCGAGGTGCCCGCCCTGGAGGCGGCGCTGGCGGAGCTCGACCTGATCGTGCGCCCGAGCGTGTTCCGCCGCGGCACGATGGCCTGCACCGGCATCGAGTTCTGCAAGCTCGCGATCGTCGAGACCAAGGCCAACGCGGGCCGCCTCATTGAGGAGCTGGAGCGGCGGCTGCCGGACTTCGACGAGCCGATCGGCATCAACGTCAACGGCTGCCCGAACGCCTGCGCCCGCTTCCAGGTCGCCGATATCGGCCTGAAGGGCTCCCTGGTGCCCGGGACGGACGGCGAGATGGTCGAGGGCTTCCAGCTGCACCTCGGCGGTCACCTGGGCAGCCGGTCCCGGCTCGGCCGCAAGTCGCGGGGCCTGAAGATCACATCGGAGGAGCTCGTCGACTACGTCGTCGGGCTGCTGAAGACCTACCAGGCCGACCGGTCCGACGGCGAGGTCTTCGCCGACTGGGTCGAGAAGGTCGACGAATCCAAGATCACGCACGACGCGGTGGTGGCCCGCGCATGAGCCGACCTTCCGCCGCGCGGGCCGGCCGCCTCGTGTCTTTCGGATCCGGCCAGGCCGATGCTCATCGTCCGCACAGGAACGACCGCGAAGGCCGGGCCTACCGATGAGTGCCCGCGCGGTCCCGTTCTTCTGTCCGTACTGCGGCGAGGAGACCCTGGTCCCCGAGGTGGCCTCCGGAGGCGCGCGGGAAAGGCATTCTCGCGCCTCCTCCGGCCAGGCCGTCCCGGACATCCCGGAAGGGGTTTCCGGCGAGGGGCACGGCCACTGGGCCTGTCGCTCCTGCCGGCGTTCCTTCCGGCTGAGCCTGACCGCGCTGGCCAGCGCCTCGACCTCGACTACTCGGCCCAAGCAGGGGTCCTCGGCCGGCGCGGCTGCGCCGGCCGGGGAGCGATGACCACACCGGAGGAGAACGGCTGATGGACGCCGCGTTGAAGGCCCGCGCCGAGCGCGTGGGCAGGGAGCTGGCCGACGCGCCTGCCGAGGAGATCCTGCGCTGGGCCGTCGAGGAGTTCGGGACGAAGCTCGTCGTCGCCGCGTCGATGGCCGAGGCCGTCCTCGTCGACATGCTCGCGAAGATCCGGTCGGATGTTCCAGTCGTCTTCATCGACACCGGCTACCACTTCGCCGAGACGGTCGGCACCAGGGACGCCGTCGCGGCGACCTACAACCTGCCGCTGATCAGCGTCCGGCCCCAGCTGACCGTCGCGGGGCAGGACGCCGTCCATGGCAAGGACCTGTACGCCAGCGACCCCGACCTGTGCTGCCGGATGCGCAAGGTCGTCCCGCTGGACCGGGCGCTCGCGCCCTACCGGGCCTGGGCGGCCGGGTCGCGCCGGGCCGAGTCGGACGGCCGCAAGGCCCTGCCGGTCGTCGGCTGGGACGAGCGGCGCGGGAAGGTGAAGATCCACCCGCTGGCGACCTGGACCGACGAGGACGTCGATCGCTACGTCGAGGAGAACAACGTCCTCGTCAACCCGCTGCTGACCGACGGGTACCAGTCGGTCGGCTGCTGGCCCTGCACCCAGCGCGGCACCGGCCGGGCCGGTCGCTGGGCCGGCAGCACGAAGACCGAGTGCGGCATCCACTAGCGGACACCACACCCGGTCCGCCGGCTGCTTGATCGCGGCCTGGGCCTCCAGGTGGTCGTGAACCGAAGGCCGGTGCGACCGCCGGAGGGCGCAAACGCTGATCAAGGCCGCTTGAACGGACCGGCGGCCGGATCAGGCCGCCGAGTGCCGGGTGGTTAGGTCGCGTTTGAGCCGGTTTCGGCCGATGGTGGTGCCTTGGTCGTCCAAGTAGGGGCGTGGGCGGCGAAGCCGGTAACGTTCCGTGTGTGTCGAGCGGCTGGGGGGACGGCGCCGGCCCGCCTTCGCGCCCGCGTGGCGCGGGCGGCCCGCGCGGCGGCAACGGGGCGACAGCGCGCCGTGGTCACGTCTGGCTGGTTGGGGCCGGCCCAGGCGATCCGGGTCTGATCACTGTGCGTGGCGCCGAATTGCTGGCGGGAGCGGACGTCGTGGTCACCGACCTGGCCGTGGACGCCCCCCTGCACGCGCACACCCGGCCGGGCGCCGAGATCGTCCGGGTCGGCCCGGACGGCGACCTGCGGGCCCAGGACGAGGTGAACGCCCTGCTCGTCGAGCGAGCACTGGCCGGTGCCCGGGTCGTCCGGCTCAAGGGCGGCGATCCCTACCTGCTCGGCCGCGGCGGCGAGGAGTCCGAGGCCTGTGCCGCCGCCGGTGTCTGGGTGACGGTGGTCCCCGGAGTGTCGTCGGCGCTCGCCGGCCCGGCCTTCGCGGGCATTCCGGTGACCCACCGGGGCCTCGCCCAGGACGTCGCGATCGTCTCCGGCCATCTGCCGCCCGGGCACCCGGACTCGACCGTCGACTGGTCCACGCTGACCTCGCCCGCGCTCACTGTCGTGATCATGATGGGCGTCGCTCACCTCGTCGCGATCGCCGAGGCGTTACTGGCCGCTGGGCGGGAACCGGGAACTCCGGTGGCCGTGGTCGAGCGGGCCACCACCCAGACCCAGCGGGTCCTGCGGACCACCCTGGAGTCGCTCGGCGCCGACGCGGTCGAGACCGGGGTGCGCTCGCCGGCCGTCATCGTCGTCGGGGACGTCGCCGCCCGCATCGACGCCCGCGGCGCCGCCTCCCCGCACCGCCCGGTGCCCGGTCGGCCGGCGGCACCCGTGGGAAGGGCGGATCGGCGAACCAGCCAGGAGGACCGCGCCGGCGGGGCGGATCATGACCTCACCGACGACGGGAGCGGACGGGTGAACCCGATGGCGCGCCCGGCGCCGGTCGGCGCCGATCAGGGGCCGCTGAGCGGGGCACGAGTGCTCGTGCCGCGCACCCGGCAGCGTCCTGGGCTGTTGGCCCGTGACCTGCGCAGGCAGGGCGCCGAGGCCGTCGAGACGGTGGTCTCGATGCTCGCGCCGGTGCCGGACGCCTCCGGGTTGCTCGCCGCGCTGCCCGGGGCCGACGCGCTGGTGCTCGCCGACGCGGACGAGGTGGCGACGGTGGTCGCCCTGCTGCGCGGCGCCGGGCAGGATGTCCGCGCGCTGGCCGGCCTGACCCTGGTGTCGGCGTCCGGCTCCGCGGCGGACGCGCTGGAGGCGCTCGGGCTCGCGACCGTCCGGTCGTCCGCTGAGGTGCGGGTCGCGCACGTGGTCGTCACCGAGATCCCGGTGACCGGCCTGCGGGTTGCCGTCTGCGCGTCGGCCGCGCCGCCGATGGGAGTCCGGACGGTCCGGCGCGTCACGCTGCGGACGGACGTCCCAGCCGCCGCCGACCCCGCCGTCGCCGCCGACCTGCGCGACGGCCGGCTACACGCGGTGGCCTTCGCGTCGTCGACAGCCGCCCGTCGTACCGCCGAGCTCTATGGCCCGCTCCCGCCTGGCCTGCTGGTGGTCGCCATGGGCCGGCGCACGGTCCTCGCCTGCGACGAGGCGGGTATCCGGGTCGACGCCGTCGCCGACGAGCCAGGAATCGCCGGCCTCGTCACCGCGGTCTGCCGCCTGATGGCGCCACATGCCTAATCTCGCCAGGGGAAAGCGCCGCGCTACCTCGGCTAGGAACAGTTTGTGTACCATGTCGCGAACCTATTGTGGTGTCTGCGTAAATCAGCGGTAGCGCTGTATCGGCGTGACTGCCTAGAAGTGGCACGGCTCGTCGGCCGGGGTCCGTTGCTGGGGCAGGAGCTGGCGGCCGTGCCGTGCGCTGGCCCTGGCGGGGCCGGCAGTCTTGGTGCGATTGCCTTCGGCCGGAGGCAGGGCTTCGTCGTCGTTCGTGCGGGTGTTGACCGTGTAGGTCCGGCCGGTGGGGCTGGTCCAGGTGAAGATGCCGGGTCGGGGCTGGTCCAGGTGCCACTGGCCTCGATGTTTGGCGCGGTGGTGGTGCCTACAGAGGAGGCCGAGGTTGTCGAGGGCGGTGTGGCCGCCGTGGGCGTGGTCGATGGTGTGGTCGATGTCGGTGTGGGTGGCGGGCATGCCGCAGCCGGGGAAGAGGCAGCGGGTTTGTTGGTGGCGGATGAGGCGGGCGAGTGCTGGGGTGGGGACTCGGCGGTGGCCGAGGTCGAGGACGGTGCCGGTGGTGGGGTCGGTGAGGACGCGGCGCCAGTGGGCGTCGGCGGCGAGTGCGCGGCCGACGTGGGCGGGGATGGGGCCGTAGCCGGCGAGTTCGGCCGGGTTGTCGTCGAGTCCGGCCAGGGTTCCGACAGGGGCGATGACCTGGAGTTCGACGCTGACGTGTTCGCGGCGGTTGCCGAGGAGCAGTGCGGCCAGGACGTCGGCGCGGCGGGCGTCGATCGGGCGGGTGTCGCCGTCGGTCCGGGCGTCGGTCCGGGCGATCTTGTTGATGCGGTCGTAGATCGCCTGGGCGTCCTCGGCGGGCAGGACCGCTGTGAGCAGGGCCATGCCGTCTTCGAGAGGTTGAAGGCTGATGCTGCGTTGGGTGTGGGCGTGGCGGCGGCGTTTCGCGGCGGCCTGTGGGTCGAGCCGGGCGACGAGTCGGTGGATCTTGCGGCGCCATTGGGGTGGGGAGGCCAGCCGGCTGCCGGCGAGCATGGCGGCCTCGATGGTGGCGCGCTGCGCGGTGGTGAGGCAGCGGGTGAGTTGGTGCAGCGCGGTGAGGCGGGTGTGGTCGAGCATCCCGGCGGTCAGGTCGGCGAGCGCGGCGGGGAGCTGGTCGGCGATCTCCCAGGCGGTGGCGAGCCGGCTGGACATCGTGCGTGGGGACTGTCCCAGCTCGGCGGCGAGCTCATCGGCGGCGAACGGCGAGTACGGATCGCCCGGCTCGCCGTCTCCCTGGCCCGGGTTGGCCGGGCGCTGGCGGGTGAGATGCACCTGGGTGTGGATCGTCAGCCCCTCCAGCCTGGCCGTCAGCCGGGCCAACCTGGCCGCCAGCGATAGCGTCGCCGCTGCGTCGCACACGGCCAGGTTGTTTAGCACGGCGTCGAACACCGCGTCGACCGTGCCGAGGCGCCCGAATAGTTCCTCGACAAGCCCGCGATCCCGCTCGCGGGGGTTTTCGGGCAACAATGTTTCGGTCGACTGGCCGTCGGTCGACTGGCCGACACGTTGAGTGGGGGTCGAGAGTGCGTCAGGCCAGGTGGCATCGGCGGTGCGGTTCGGTGCCGACGGCGCATGGCCGGCCCGGGAGTCGAACATGGGTTCACAATATCGCCGTGGCGGGGACGTGTAAATGCGCTTTACGGGTCGGCCGGTGAGATCGGGAAGGCAGAGAAATCCGCTCTGACACCCGGAGCGAAGGCTTTGACTGTCGAAACTTGGTCGGCTGTGCGGTGCGCATAATCTGGGTGCATCCGGGCTAAGCGTGGCTGATCTCTTCATCGGCCTTGTTTGTTGGCATGGCGGCGCCCGAGGCCTTCGATGATGCTGGGACCCCGGGTGATTCCAGGGCTGCGGCGAGATCGCTCTTGGTAGCACGTGACTACTCAAGGTAGTCGGATTCGGTCGGCACGAATAGGCTGGCAGCGACGTGAACCGCTTGTGGTTACTGGGTTTCCTGATCAACTCTAAGCGCTTCTCCAGGCCCGACCAGACGGGAAGCGTAGTTTGATCAATCTGGACTGTTATCTTGCCGCGGCCCCGGGTGATTCTGTGCTGTTTTGGCTTCCCCGGTATTCGGTGATGCCGGCGCCTCCGGTGATGCCGGGGCCTCCGGCGATGTCGGGGGTGCCGCCGTGTTCGCCGGGGGTTACGCGCCGTTCAGCGGGGATGTCGCCGGTGCCGTCACCGGCTATTCTCCAGTGGGGCCGGGATCGCCGTCCCCTGTCCGTTCGGCGACGCGGGCTCGGACGGCGGTGACCACGCCGGGGTGCAGGCCGAGGGGCTCGGTGACGGTCCAACTGGTGTGGGGGTGGCTGGCCTGCGCCGCGGCCAGCGCCGCCGGGATGTCGTGCGCCGTGTGCCGCCCGGCGAACAGGAAGAACGGGTGCGCGACGATCCGTGTGCAGCCCGCGTCGACCAGCGCCGCGTAGCCGTCGGCGATGTCGGGCCGCAGCACGTCCAGGAACGCGACCTCGACGACATCCCACGCGGGCTGGCCGCCGGGCGGCGCGGCCTGTCCATCCGGCGCCGCGGGCTCGGCCGGGAGTGCCGCGGGCTCGGCTGCCAGTGCCGCGGGCTCGGCCGGGAGTGCCGCGGGCTCGGCTGCCAGTGCCGCGGGCTCGGCCGGGAGTGCCGCGGGCTCGGCTGCCAGTGCCGCGGGCTCGGCCGGGAGTGCCGCGGGCTCGGCTGCCAGTGCTGAGGCCAACGCGAACACGGTCGCGTTGGCCTCGTCGCGGCGTGAACCGTGCCCGATGACCAGCAGACCCCGCATCGGCCCAGTCTGCTCGGTCCAGGGCCGGTCCCGAACTCGACCTGCCGGATTGCTCAGCCCAACCCGGCCGTCACAGGGGTCAGGCGGCGCCGGAGCCAGGAGTAGTGGGCCAGGAGTAACCAGGAGTAAGTGGGGTCAGGCGGCGCAGCGTCAGACGGCGGGGGTGCCGTCGTCGGAGCTGTGGCCGGGGAAGACCTTCGCGGACGGGTCGATGACCGGCGCCGCGTTGTTGACGGCCGTGGCGGCCT contains the following coding sequences:
- a CDS encoding nitrite/sulfite reductase, giving the protein MTSPARPRPARPTRPKGQGQWALGYSEPLNANERMKKDQDGLAVRDRILNRYPYTGFDSIDPQDLRGRFRWWGLYTQRKPGIDGGRTAILEPEEIEDSYFMQRVRLDGGRMTSDQLRVIGDISTRYGRDVADVTDRQNIQLHWIRIEDVPAIWGALEANGMTTQESCGDTPRVMLGCPLAGVDGDEIIDATSVIDEVVAKFVGDPSLSNLPRKFKSAMSGCADHCTLHEINDIAFVGVVHPELGAGYDLWVGGGLSTNPHLGVRLGTFVQPDRVAEVWHGVACLFRDYGYRRLRTRARLKFLVADMGVEWVRATLEKEYLQAPLPDGPAPAAPRTEGRDHVGVYRQQDGNFAVGFAPRAGRLTGTTLTAVANLADRHGQGRIRATTAQKLVVLDVPEAEVPALEAALAELDLIVRPSVFRRGTMACTGIEFCKLAIVETKANAGRLIEELERRLPDFDEPIGINVNGCPNACARFQVADIGLKGSLVPGTDGEMVEGFQLHLGGHLGSRSRLGRKSRGLKITSEELVDYVVGLLKTYQADRSDGEVFADWVEKVDESKITHDAVVARA
- a CDS encoding phosphoadenylyl-sulfate reductase; translation: MDAALKARAERVGRELADAPAEEILRWAVEEFGTKLVVAASMAEAVLVDMLAKIRSDVPVVFIDTGYHFAETVGTRDAVAATYNLPLISVRPQLTVAGQDAVHGKDLYASDPDLCCRMRKVVPLDRALAPYRAWAAGSRRAESDGRKALPVVGWDERRGKVKIHPLATWTDEDVDRYVEENNVLVNPLLTDGYQSVGCWPCTQRGTGRAGRWAGSTKTECGIH
- the cobA gene encoding uroporphyrinogen-III C-methyltransferase, with product MSSGWGDGAGPPSRPRGAGGPRGGNGATARRGHVWLVGAGPGDPGLITVRGAELLAGADVVVTDLAVDAPLHAHTRPGAEIVRVGPDGDLRAQDEVNALLVERALAGARVVRLKGGDPYLLGRGGEESEACAAAGVWVTVVPGVSSALAGPAFAGIPVTHRGLAQDVAIVSGHLPPGHPDSTVDWSTLTSPALTVVIMMGVAHLVAIAEALLAAGREPGTPVAVVERATTQTQRVLRTTLESLGADAVETGVRSPAVIVVGDVAARIDARGAASPHRPVPGRPAAPVGRADRRTSQEDRAGGADHDLTDDGSGRVNPMARPAPVGADQGPLSGARVLVPRTRQRPGLLARDLRRQGAEAVETVVSMLAPVPDASGLLAALPGADALVLADADEVATVVALLRGAGQDVRALAGLTLVSASGSAADALEALGLATVRSSAEVRVAHVVVTEIPVTGLRVAVCASAAPPMGVRTVRRVTLRTDVPAAADPAVAADLRDGRLHAVAFASSTAARRTAELYGPLPPGLLVVAMGRRTVLACDEAGIRVDAVADEPGIAGLVTAVCRLMAPHA
- a CDS encoding HNH endonuclease signature motif containing protein, coding for MFDSRAGHAPSAPNRTADATWPDALSTPTQRVGQSTDGQSTETLLPENPRERDRGLVEELFGRLGTVDAVFDAVLNNLAVCDAAATLSLAARLARLTARLEGLTIHTQVHLTRQRPANPGQGDGEPGDPYSPFAADELAAELGQSPRTMSSRLATAWEIADQLPAALADLTAGMLDHTRLTALHQLTRCLTTAQRATIEAAMLAGSRLASPPQWRRKIHRLVARLDPQAAAKRRRHAHTQRSISLQPLEDGMALLTAVLPAEDAQAIYDRINKIARTDARTDGDTRPIDARRADVLAALLLGNRREHVSVELQVIAPVGTLAGLDDNPAELAGYGPIPAHVGRALAADAHWRRVLTDPTTGTVLDLGHRRVPTPALARLIRHQQTRCLFPGCGMPATHTDIDHTIDHAHGGHTALDNLGLLCRHHHRAKHRGQWHLDQPRPGIFTWTSPTGRTYTVNTRTNDDEALPPAEGNRTKTAGPARASARHGRQLLPQQRTPADEPCHF
- a CDS encoding CbiX/SirB N-terminal domain-containing protein — encoded protein: MRGLLVIGHGSRRDEANATVFALASALAAEPAALPAEPAALAAEPAALPAEPAALAAEPAALPAEPAALAAEPAALPAEPAAPDGQAAPPGGQPAWDVVEVAFLDVLRPDIADGYAALVDAGCTRIVAHPFFLFAGRHTAHDIPAALAAAQASHPHTSWTVTEPLGLHPGVVTAVRARVAERTGDGDPGPTGE